One window of the Podospora pseudopauciseta strain CBS 411.78 chromosome 4, whole genome shotgun sequence genome contains the following:
- the LYS21 gene encoding homocitrate synthase lys21 (EggNog:ENOG503NUMJ; COG:E), producing MCETSNTNGAANGTNGASNGTANIGGDHQGANFRSNPYQPVGDFLSNVGRFKIIESTLREGEQFANAYFDQETKIKIAKALDEFGVDYIELTSPAASKQSKKDCEAICKLGLKAKILTHVRCNMEDAKLAIETGVHGLDVVIGTSSFLREHSHGKDMASIEKTAIEVIEYIKSEGREVRFSSEDSFRSDLVDLLSLYRAVDKVGVHRVGIADTVGCASPRQVYDLVRTLRGVVSCDIETHFHDDTGCSIANAYCALEAGATHIDTSVLGIGERNGITPLGGLMARMVVTSPEYVKSKYKLHKLKELEDLVAEAVQINTPFNNPITGFCAFTHKAGIHAKAILNNPSTYEILNPADFGLTRYVHFASRLTGWNAVKTRVGQLGLEMTDDQVKEVTAKIKALADVRPIAIDDADSIIRSFHLNLHEGPIETQSNGKAIHVEVRGDETTELATGA from the exons ATGTGCGagaccagcaacaccaacggcGCCGCCAATGGCACAAACGGTGCTTCCAATGGG ACAGCTAACATCGGTGGTGATCATCAGGGTGCCAACTTCCGCTCCAACCCCTACCAGCCAGTAGGCGATTTCCTCTCCAACGTAGGCCGCTTCAAGATCATCGAGTCGACTCTCCGCGAGGGTGAACAATTCGCCAATGCCTACTTCGACCAAGAGACCAAGATCAAGAT TGCCAAGGCTCTCGATGAATTTGGTGTTGACTACATCGAGTTGACCTCCCCCGCTGCTTCCAAGCAATCTAAAAAGGATTGCGAGGCCATCTGCAAGCTCGGCCTCAAGGCCAAGATTCTTACCC ACGTTCGCTGCAACATGGAGGATGCTAAACTCGCAATTGAGACCGGTGTTCACGGCCTGGACGTCGTCATTGGcacctccagcttcctccgCGAGCACAGCCACGGCAAGGATATGGCCTCCATTGAGAAGACTGCCATTGAAGTGATCGAATACATCAAGTCCGAGGGCCGCGAGGTTCGCT TCTCCAGCGAGGACTCTTTCCGTTCTGACCTCGtcgacctcctctccctctaccGCGCCGTCGACAAGGTCGGTGTCCACCGTGTCGGTATCGCCGATACCGTCGGTTGCGCTTCCCCCAGGCAGGTCTACGACCTTGTACGCACCCTCAGAGGCGTCGTGTCCTGCGACATCGAGACCCACTTCCACGACGATACCGGCTGCAGTATCGCCAACGCCTACTGTGCTCTCGAGGCCGGTGCTACCCACATTGATACCAGTGTTCTCGGCATTGGTGAGCGCAATGGTATCACCCCTCTTGGTGGCCTGATGGCTCGCATGGTCGTCACCAGCCCTGAGTATGTCAAGAGCAAGTACAAGCTCcacaagctcaaggagctcgaggatcTCGTCGCCGAGGCCGTCCAGATCAACACTcccttcaacaaccccatcaccggtTTCTGCGCCTTTACCCACAAGGCCGGTATCCACGCCAAGGCCattctcaacaaccccagcacCTACGAGATTCTCAACCCTGCTGATTTCGGTCTGACCCGCTACGTCCACTTTGCCTCTCGTCTCACTGGCTGGAACGCCGTCAAGACGAGAGTTGGCCAGCTCGGTCTGGAGATGACCGATGATCAGGTCAAGGAGGTGAcggccaagatcaaggcgTTGGCTGATGTCAGGCCAATCGCCATCGACGATGCCGACTCCATCATCCGCAGCTTCCACCTCAACCTTCACGAGGGGCCAATTGAGACTCAGTCCAACGGCAAGGCGATTCACGTTGAAGTAAGAGGTGACGAGACTACCGAGCTTGCGACTGGTGCGTAA
- a CDS encoding hypothetical protein (EggNog:ENOG503P0HJ; COG:S) produces MCIVLLTTSHPKYALVVIDNRDEYILRPTSRPHWWKATPETPAVNGSVNGVAKAAPPAEVEVLSSRDLQRAERGTWLGITKGGNFAVLTNYRETDTHDVAHPVHGKRSRGGMVTAWLGADPAESTERFVTRMLEDGGVKGVGGFSLICGKLRKAKGDSNNIEPLAIISNRCDHVGQVPWICGERSSIYGLSNATYLHPEQEDKEEELWPKIREGREAMLRAVTEKIDEKELQEALFEILDTDRFPSDHTMDLEEGIPLLKDSIFIPAFGGKSHQEEMAEARLRGQVKHKDRDSPAAEVLTIVARPDDQPNGFQTGLYGTQRQTIILVDWDGNVTYTERALWDPHGNPIPRGSGDETFRFKIEGWEKEEELCN; encoded by the coding sequence ATGTGTATAGTGCTGCTTACaacatcccatcccaaatACGCCCTGGTCGTCATCGACAACCGCGACGAGTACATCCTGCGCCCAACGAGCAGACCCCACTGGTGGAAAGCTACACCAGAAACCCCCGCCGTAAACGGCTCGGTCAATGGGGTAGCAAAGGCCGCTCCACCGGCCGAGGTCGAAGTCCTCTCCAGTCGAGATCTCCAGCGAGCCGAGCGAGGGACGTGGCTCGGCATCACCAAGGGTGGAAACTTTGCCGTCCTTACAAACTACCGGGAAACGGACACCCACGATGTTGCCCATCCGGTACATGGCAAGCGCAGCCGTGGAGGCATGGTGACGGCATGGCTTGGCGCTGACCCGGCCGAATCGACAGAGCGGTTTGTGACCCGCATGCTGGAAGACGGTGGAGtaaagggggtgggtggcttctccttgatctgCGGAAAACTCAGAAAGGCAAAGGGGGATAGCAACAACATTGAGCCCCTGGCCATCATCTCGAACCGTTGCGACCATGTTGGGCAGGTTCCATGGATTTGTGGAGAGCGCAGCTCCATCTACGGCCTGAGCAACGCCACATATTTGCATCCGGAACAGGAAgataaggaggaggagctatGGCCCAAGATTCGGGAAGGCCGCGAAGCAATGCTCCGTGCTGTCACCGAAAAGATAGACGAAAAGGAACTCCAGGAGGCACTGTTCGAGATTTTGGACACGGATAGGTTTCCGTCCGACCACACCATGGACCTTGAGGAAGGCATCCCGTTGCTCAAGGACTCGATTTTCATCCCTGCCTTTGGCGGCAAGTCGCACCAAGAAGAAATGGCAGAGGCCAGACTGCGAGGACAAGTGAAGCACAAGGATCGCGATTCGCCGGCAGCCGAAGTCTTGACCATCGTGGCTCGCCCAGACGACCAGCCCAATGGCTTCCAAACTGGCCTCTACGGCACGCAACGACAGACCATCATTCTCGTGGATTGGGATGGCAATGTGACCTATACTGAGAGAGCTCTCTGGGACCCTCATGGGAACCCCATCCCAAGAGGCTCTGGGGATGAAACATTTAGATTCAAGATTGAGGgctgggagaaggaagaggagctctGCAACTAG
- a CDS encoding hypothetical protein (EggNog:ENOG503P6J5) produces the protein MEPPARRHGWTHTSSWVQRRASTKSTRSETKARKSTSATRIPISGPIGTVTRNGTPLEDTNLMRPSDMSKPASTYPHLTPCVTTVDYHSIDNSRMAENQRPADNTSLPPPRQGLLTKSRTFSVLSSITNSLSRASLIHHGSTSRNDSSSSSQPRVTPPVIAIPRKQPPVATRRSMEPLLNDSQCQKPPCQEASPPLPDNPRFVTTAMPSQYWSGRFAALDDKFHNEVLLGRNLNMVVEAQTNRSGNAGTSSSNSAARAQNNPSASAYSLIRPVPQLAGLARYNQGLPSRQTTTHEHSFQGPVSRIPQSATSGAILQTTPYSTRTREQQQPSGSAASTRTAAYYHKPLFSRPPLYEQSVGLPGTTTAPVSPIFEGSSDSLDSVVPALPPTLGFPGPKRSHLSGVHVQGYASSLSSEDGSVVTVEGDYYTQGRGVVVNNAAMLTDDDARCRRVLVHLEAMCVTETARESLRAWRIAYARKTGRAVLLPCGETMEGACGRGRAERERERQHLVYGLGKGREIVKRLRRSLGGVTGGGGGGGGYCHAHHMNAYDEEVPRRRGGMMMGMM, from the coding sequence ATGGAACCGCCCGCTCGACGACATGGCTGGACACACACCTCCAGCTGGGTGCAAAGACGCGCTTCAACTAAATCTACCCGTTCCGAAACGAAGGCACGAAAATCAACCTCTGCCACCAGAATCCCAATCAGTGGACCTATCGGCACAGTAACTCGAAACGGAACGCCTCTCGAGGACACCAACTTGATGCGTCCCTCAGACATGTCCAAGCCAGCAAGCACTTACCCACATCTGACCCCTTGTGTTACAACGGTAGATTACCACAGCATTGACAACAGCCGGATGGCAGAGAACCAGAGGCCTGCTGACAACACTTCATTACCTCCCCCTCGACAGGGATTGCTCACCAAATCCAGAACTTTCAGTGTCCTCTCTAGCATTACCAACTCATTGTCACGGGCCTCCCTTATTCACCATGGCAGTACTAGTCGAAATGATAGCTCAAGCTCTTCCCAACCAAGGGTCACCCCGCCAGTTATTGCGATACCTCGAAAACAACCTCCTGTGGCCACCAGACGTTCCATGGAGCCCCTCCTGAATGACAGCCAATGCCAAAAACCCCCCTGTCAGGAGGCATCTCCCCCTCTACCAGACAACCCACGATTCGTCACCACGGCAATGCCGTCCCAGTACTGGTCGGGTCGTTTTGCGGCCCTTGACGACAAGTTCCATAATGAAGTGCTGCTTGGCAGGAATCTCAACATGGTTGTTGAAGCCCAGACGAACCGCTCAGGCAATGCAGgaaccagcagcagcaactccGCAGCCCGTGCTCAGAACAACCCTTCGGCATCGGCATATTCACTTATTCGCCCAGTACCACAGTTGGCAGGGTTAGCGAGGTATAATCAGGGACTGCCGTCTCGGCAGACTACTACTCATGAGCATTCTTTCCAGGGGCCTGTGAGCCGGATCCCACAGTCTGCTACGAGCGGAGCCATTCTCCAGACGACGCCCTACTCGACGCGTACCcgtgagcagcagcagccgtctGGGTCTGCGGCTAGTACTAGAACGGCGGCGTATTATCACAAGCCGCTTTTTTCTCGACCGCCCTTGTATGAGCAGTCGGTTGGCCTACCTGGAACAACCACTGCGCCTGTGTCGCCTATTTTTGAGGGATCGAGTGATTCGCTTGACTCGGTGGTGCCGGCTTTACCGCCTACGCTGGGGTTTCCTGGTCCCAAGAGGTCACATCTAAGTGGTGTACATGTTCAGGGTTATGCCTCGAGCTTGAGCAGTGAGGATGGGAGTGTGGTGACTGTGGAGGGGGATTATTATACGCAGGgtaggggggtggttgttaATAATGCGGCGATGTTGACGGATGATGATGCGAGGTGTAGGAGGGTGTTGGTTCATTTGGAGGCTATGTGCGTTACTGAGACGGCGAGGGAGTCGCTTCGGGCGTGGAGGATTGCGTATGCGAggaagacggggagggcGGTGTTGCTTCCTTGTGGGGAGACGATGGAGGGGGCgtgtgggaggggaagggcggagagggagagggagaggcagCATTTGGTTtatgggttggggaaggggagggagattgtgaagaggttgaggaggagtttgggtggtgttacggggggtggtggtggtggtggtgggtattGTCATGCTCATCATATGAATGCGTATGATGAGGAGGTACctaggaggaggggtgggatgatgatggggatgatgtaA
- a CDS encoding hypothetical protein (EggNog:ENOG503P13N) → MAHRTSAPDLVRERPDRFERGRFEYERDRDRFSEIRERFEDDDDDYVYERERRVTSRPPPRDRDRSVDRRSRAPYDDDETIIRERRRVIYDDEQPRSILRRRPSPESEVERRSSVVIEKERRYRSPSPSNAPRPGRLLRRQSSLDTFDRRPRGYYEREEYVTPARRLDHSVPPYAESHRPLPRHRALPPPRVYAEREYFDEIHVDDHHHDHPGRVREREVIHTRMRSRSRESRIRRGRSRSSSRSSSSSSSGGTSLTARSEYPKKGKTRIPARLVSKRALIELGYPFVEEGNTIIVQKALGQKNIDDLLKLSDDYKKSTPTPLLPHQDKKVTFPGEFEIMAARSSAGDIIEERRTEIVEYHTTAPPPAVHYHHQHPPAPAGNGPIIINAQPAPAPAPPVEVVKTTMIREQSPARSYTTTSYDTTSYGTTTSYDTSLTSRGPPTVIVDARPREVALVEPSRDTWRYDDNDELRSEIRHLERQLARRERSKSRHSRHGSRGDLVRAERLSTGELVLYEEEIETIEEPARGGLRIEKDKRGRMSISVPRNR, encoded by the exons ATGGCTCACCGGACATCTGCCCCTGACCTTGTTCGCGAGCGCCCCGACCGCTTCGAAAGGGGCCGCTTTGAGTATGAAAGAGACCGCGATCGGTTCAGCGAGATCCGAGAGCGCttcgaagacgacgacgacgactacGTGTACGAGCGAGAACGCCGTGTAACATCCCGGCCTCCCCCCCGCGACCGCGACCGATCCGTCGACCGCCGTTCCCGGGCCCCctatgacgacgacgagacCATCATCCGGGAGCGCCGCCGGGTCATTTATGATGACGAGCAACCACGCAGTATCCTTCGACGTCGACCATCTCCTGAGAGTGAGGTGGAGCGCAGGTCTTCTGTCGtgattgagaaggagagaagGTACCGCAGCCCGTCACCCTCCAATGCGCCCCGTCCTGGACGACTTTTGAGACGGCAATCGAGCCTGGACACTTTTGATCGCAGGCCCCGTGGATATTACGAGCGTGAGGAATACGTGACCCCCGCCCGCCGCCTGGACCACAGTGTTCCGCCCTACGCCGAGAGCCACCGGCCGCTGCCCCGCCACCGAGCCCTGCCCCCTCCCAGAGTGTACGCCGAACGTGAATACTTCGACGAGATCCACGTCGATGACCATCACCATGACCACCCCGGCCGAGTCCGCGAAAGGGAGGTGATCCACACCCGCATGAGGTCACGGAGTCGAGAGTCGCGCATCCGTCGTGGAAGATCCCGATCGTCCAGCAGGAGCAGCTCCtcaagcagcagcggcggcaccAGCCTCACTGCCCGAAGCGAGTATCCAAAGAAGGGCAAGACCCGCATTCCAGCGCGCCTGGTCTCCAAGCGGGCGCTTATTGAGCTTGGTTACCCATTCGTCGAGGAG GGAAACACAATCATCGTCCAGAAGGCACTTGGCCAGAAGAACATTGACGATTTGCTGAAGCTGAGCGATGATTATAAGAAGAGTACGCCCACCCCGTTACTCCCCCACCAGGACAAAAAAGTAACATTCCCAGGCGAGTTCGAGATCATGGCCGCGCGATCCAGCGCTGGTGATATCATTGAGGAACGTCGAACAGAGATTGTCGAGTACCACACCACGGCACCTCCCCCTGCGGTGCActaccaccatcaacacccgcCGGCCCCGGCCGGTAATGGTCCTATTATCATCAACGCCCAGCCCGCTCCCGCACCAGCCCCTCCCGTCGAGGTGGTCAAGACAACCATGATCCGCGAGCAGTCCCCAGCACGGTCCTACACGACCACCTCGTACGACACCACCTCGTACGGCACAACCACGTCATATGACACCTCTCTTACCTCCAGGGGCCCACCCACAGTGATTGTGGACGCCCGCCCGCGTGAGGTAGCCCTTGTCGAGCCTTCTCGGGATACCTGGCGCTACGACGATAATGATGAGCTGCGGTCTGAGATTCGGCATCTGGAGCGGCAGCTCGCGCGGCGGGAACGGTCAAAGTCGAGACACTCGCGTCACGGCAGCCGAGGCGACCTGGTTAGGGCGGAACGGTTGTCGACGGGCGAGCTGGTGCTGTACGAAGAGGAAATTGAGACAATTGAGGAGCCTGCgaggggagggttgagaATCGAGAAGGACAAACGAGGTAGGATGTCTATCAGCGTGCCGAGGAACCGGTAA
- a CDS encoding hypothetical protein (COG:Q; EggNog:ENOG503P2A4), whose protein sequence is MKTPTSRPNGHLDSHGRIPHIPAPVIGRDSHDVTKWGFGLSQPAERDMFLGSLNPPLNPRVNCVYRSATKMTGVKLQPTRFVRSVLKSFMAESGLEPRLFGPHLRVVNASKGRVDLELDITKDHTNRLKIIHGGTIASLVDLGGSLAVASEGLYATGVSTDLNVTYLKSGGKVGDKLQAVAECEKIGPTLAFTKVTFTNPLGELVARGSHTKYVKAAWKGSHPYTPPEGAEIADEVD, encoded by the exons ATGAAGACTCCGACATCTCGACCAAACGGGCACCTTGATAGCCATGGTCGGATTCCCCACATCCCGGCGCCGGTTATCGGGCGGGACTCGCACGACGTCACAAAGTGGGGGTTCGGGTTGTCTCAACCAGCTGAACGCGATATGTTTTTAGGCAGTTTGAACCCTCCTTTAAACCCTCGGGTAAACTGTGTGTATCGGAGCGCTACCAAAATGACCGGAGTGAAGCTGCAGCCAACAAGATTTGTGAGATCG GTTCTTAAATCCTTCATGGCCGAGTCTGGTCTGGAGCCGAG ACTGTTCGGACCCCAT CTACGTGTTGTGAATGCATCGAAGGGCAGAGTTGATCTTGAGCTGGACATAACGAAAGACCACACA AACCGCCTCAAGATCATCCATGGAGGCACAATTGCCAGTCTGGTCGACCTGGGTGGCTCCCTAGCCGTCGCCTCGGAAGGTCTGTATGCTACTGGCGTTTCCACAGACCTAAACGTCACCTACCTCAAATCGGGGGGCAAAGTGGGAGATAAGCTTCAAGCGGTTGCGGAGTGCGAAAAGA TTGGCCCAACCCTGGCCTTCACCAAGGTTACCTTTACGAACCCCCTGGGAGAACTGGTAGCCAGGGGCAGCCATACCAA ATATGTCAAGGCAGCATGGAAAGGAAGCCACCCATATACTCCTCCCGAGGGGGCCGAGATTGCGGATGAAGTTGACTGA
- the TFB2 gene encoding RNA polymerase II transcription factor B 52 kDa subunit (BUSCO:EOG09261QR8; COG:K; COG:L; EggNog:ENOG503NWP8) produces the protein MSSFGPSSFLLDDYLEKLPGATFRKLYQQPSTAFAIFRRMLPPLAKVYVQALLYSPTPLTTNDIELWTQPEGKGTSNRAIARLRSLHIAQLSQSTRAKKAQDIQLTANFKKSLRLALEGGGSHNSFGVPSTLPTDPKIHIQYLDHWAGRIWQDILYYVVNSVPMKANESGGRHGSGGGGPKRAVRELLKMGGLVREGAGGLVQISEHGFNFLLQEANAQVWTLLLLWLEAADRNKALAKEQGTDITGTAIDNVEMLSFLFMLASLELGRAYDTSALTETRKNMLPALADFGLIYIDRDRPQQYYPTRLATTLTSLSTMRSVSASIDAATKKTPGDAGSLGADSTPTAPADENGGIVVETNYRIYAYTSSPLQIAILKLFCRLHMRFPNMVTARLTRESVQEAIKEGITANQIIDYLVAHAHPQMRRAAAAKGTTVIPPTVMDQIRLWQLESQRMQKTPGFQFKDFESVEEYRQLAEYATEIGVLVWKDDRKGTFFVSKVEQIREFLKARKKGN, from the exons ATGTCGTCCTTTGGCCCCTCGTCCTTCTTGCTCGACGATTACTTGGAGAAGCTGCCAGGCGCAACGTTTCGAAAGCTGTACCAGCAGCCATCCACCGCCTTTGCTATCTTTCGGCGCATGCTTCCACCTTTAG CAAAGGTATATGTTCAGGCCCTGCTGTACAGTCCGACCCCCCTTACGACAAATGATATCGAGCTCTGGACGCAACCAGAAGGCAAAGGCACGAGCAATAGAGCGATCGCGAGGCTGCGCTCACTACATATCGCCCAGTTATCACAGTCGACCAGGGCCAAGAAAGCACAAGATATTCAACTCACAGCCAACTTCAAAAAATCTCTACGACTCGCCCTCGAGGGCGGCGGATCACACAACAGCTTCGGCGTACCCAGCACATTACCTACCGACCCAAAGATACACATCCAATATCTCGACCACTGGGCCGGGAGAATATGGCAAGACATCCTTTACTACGTCGTCAACAGCGTCCCCATGAAAGCCAACGAATCCGGCGGCCGACACGGCTCCGGAGGCGGCGGTCCAAAACGAGCAGTCCGCGAACTCCTCAAAATGGGCGGTCTCGTGCGCGAAGGCGCCGGCGGTCTCGTCCAAATCAGCGAGCATGGcttcaacttcctcctccaagaagcCAACGCCCAAGTCTggaccctcctcctcctctggctcGAAGCCGCCGACCGCAACAAAGCCCTCGCCAAAGAGCAAGGCACCGACATAACAGGAACAGCCATCGACAATGTCGAGATGCTCTCCTTTCTCTTCATGCTCGCCTCCCTCGAGCTCGGCCGCGCATACGACACTTCTGCTTTGACCGAAACCCGAAAGAACATGCTCCCCGCGCTGGCTGACTTTGGCCTGATATACATCGACCGTGACAGACCACAGCAATACTACCCAACCCGATTAGCCACCACTCTTACCTCCTTATCAACCATGAGGTCAGTATCAGCCAGCATCGATGCCGCCACGAAGAAAACCCCCGGTGACGCGGGCAGTCTGGGAGCAGACTCCACCCCAACAGCACCGGCGGATGAAAACGGCGGGATTGTAGTTGAAACAAACTATCGTATCTATGCTTACACTTCCTCCCCTTTGCAAATCGCCATCCTCAAGCTGTTCTGCCGGCTACACATGCGGTTTCCAAACATGGTCACCGCCAGATTGACGAGAGAATCAGTCCAGGAAGCCATCAAGGAAGGGATCACGGCGAACCAAATCATTGACTACCTTGTCGCGCATGCACACCCACAAATGAGGCGCGCCGCCGCGGCGAAGGGCACAACCGTAATCCCGCCGACGGTGATGGATCAGATCCGACTGTGGCAGCTGGAGAGTCAGAGGATGCAAAAGACGCCAGGGTTCCAATTCAAAGACTTCGAGAGCGTGGAGGAGTACAGGCAGCTGGCGGAGTACGCGACCGAGATAGGGGTCTTGGTTTGGAAGGATGATCGGAAGGGCACGTTTTTCGTCAGCAAGGTGGAGCAGATTCGTGAATTCTTGAAGgcaaggaagaaggggaattAG